The Impatiens glandulifera chromosome 8, dImpGla2.1, whole genome shotgun sequence genome includes a window with the following:
- the LOC124912494 gene encoding uncharacterized protein LOC124912494 isoform X1: MMEDEPESEGLAIKALGSLFKITEVFLWDDDDDSFETSEGLRSKEQTNFLDDEDVVNHHARLKTFSITAEDAELSMLMNELGLPHSFQTNKAKKKKRKEKVKMKDPNLVILDIHETIANGTANPTKVSETETASTTVLHDISSTVSSLCSMSKLDSSEQYSSDIAVGAHKTECLIDQEEQLADNSSSIKNEDSMETSAQIDKIDDGFLDQRFVIAENIDHFLKEENGGLLEFACTPIDQEEQLADNSSSIENEDSMKTAAQIDKIDDGFLDQRLVIAENIDHFLKEENGGLLEFACTPIDQDEVNSSSIKNEDSIENSAQIDKIDDGFLDQRLVIAENIDHFLKEENGGLLEFACTEGDMVNDGDLNSTEANLATYPHSLEVMDLVGTDDKGYNASGDWTSHWDTFYMRNYFYNIRTNESTWEPPEGMEHLAFSEADKLVELDIESASQDVVPDTSHLVQSADGCDVKHIVNSSLALFDDSLNANLQIEVMDSSTDVADVEDNSATEKIRKKAVKRTRLRKSIHEKEIQVKGILEEFSLTIAKYWWQRYILFSKFDEGIKMDEEGWFSVTPESIARHQATRCCTGIVVDCFAGMGGNAIQFAMSSNHVIAIDIDPNKIVCAIHNAGIYGVDDRIDFIEGDSFVLGQRLKADTVYLSPPWGGPDYLKAKRYDLQTMLRPLDGRALFDFAKKIAPKVVMFLPRNVDYNQLADLALSSVPPWSLEVERNFLNGKLKAITAYFSDPSRKRIDIY, translated from the exons ATGATGGAAGATGAACCGGAAAGCGAAGGTCTTGCCATCAAAGCCCTTGGTTCCCTCTTCAAGATTACAGAAGTCTTTCTATG GGACGACGATGACGACTCATTTGAAACGAGCGAAGGGTTACGTTCTAAGGAACAAACT AACTttcttgatgatgaagatgttgtTAATCATCATGCCAGATTGAAAACCTTTTCCATTACAGCAG AGGATGCAGAGCTTTCCATGCTTATGAATGAATTGGGTCTTCCACATTCCTTCCAAACTAACAAGGCA aagaagaagaagagaaaagaaaaggtaaAAATGAAGGACCCAAACCTGGTTATTCTCGATATTCATGAAACAATTGCCAATGGCACTGCGAATCCAACCAAAGTGAGTGAGACAGAGACTGCTTCCACAACTGTTTTACATGATATATCTAGCACTGTGAGTTCATTATGTTCCATGTCAAAGCTGGACTCCAGTGAACAATATTCCTCTGATATTGCAGTTGGTGCGCACAAAACTGAATGTCTCATTGATCAAGAAGAACAGCTTGCCGATAATTCATCAAGTATTAAAAATGAGGATAGCATGGAAACTTCTGCACAAATAGATAAGATCGATGATGGATTTTTGGACCAAAGGTTTGTGATTGCTGAAAATATTGACCATTTTCTGAAGGAAGAGAATGGAGGCCTCCTGGAATTTGCCTGTACACCCATTGATCAAGAAGAACAGCTTGCCGATAATTCATCAAGTATTGAAAATGAGGATAGCATGAAAACTGCTGCACAAATAGATAAGATCGATGATGGATTTCTGGACCAAAGGCTTGTGATTGCTGAAAATATTGACCATTTTCTGAAGGAAGAGAATGGAGGCCTCCTGGAATTTGCCTGTACACCCATTGATCAAGATGAAGTTAATTCATCAAGTATTAAAAATGAGGATAGCATAGAAAATTCTGCACAAATAGATAAGATCGATGATGGATTTTTGGACCAAAGGCTTGTGATTGCTGAAAATATTGACCATTTTCTGAAGGAAGAGAATGGAGGCCTCCTGGAATTTGCCTGTACAGAAGGTGATATGGTGAATGATGGTGATTTGAATAGTACAGAAGCCAATTTGGCTACATATCCACATTCTCTAGAAGTTATGGACCTGGTTGGGACTGATGACAAAGGTTATAATGCATCCGGAGACTGGACTTCACACTGGGACACGTTCTACATGAGAAATTACTTCTATAATATCAGAACAAACGAGTCGACATGGGAACCTCCAGAGGGCATGGAACACTTAGCATTTAGTGAAGCCGACAAACTTGTAGAATTGGATATTGAGAGTGCCAGTCAAGATGTTGTACCTGATACCTCTCACCTTGTGCAGTCCGCAGATGGTTGTGATGTGAAACACATTGTTAACTCAAGTTTAGCTCTCTTTGATGACAGTTTAAATGCTAATCTTCAAATAGAAGTCATGGATTCTTCAACAGATGTAGCGGACGTTGAGGATAACTCTGCAAcagaaaaaataagaaagaaagcAGTGAAAAGGACACGCTTGAGGAAATCTATCCATGAAAAAG AGATTCAGGTCAAAGGGATTTTGGAAGAGTTTTCTCTTACTATTGCAAAATATTGGTGGCAAAGATATATACTATTCTCCAAATTTGACGAAGGAATAAAAATGGATGAAGAAGGTTGGTTTTCCGTCACTCCAGAGTCTATAGCAAGGCATCAAGCAACACGTTGCTGTACTGGCATCGTAGTCGATTGTTTTGCAGGAATGGGTGGCAATGCCATTCAATTTGCAATGAG CTCTAATCATGTTATTGCAATTGATATTGATCCAAATAAGATCGTCTGTGCAATCCATAACGCTGGCATATATGGGGTTGATGATCGTATTGATTTCATAGAAGGGGATTCTTTTGTTCTTGGACAGAGGTTGAAG GCAGATACTGTTTACCTATCGCCTCCGTGGGGAGGACCGGATTATTTGAAAGCAAAAAGATATGATTTACAGACTATGCTCAGGCCTCTTGATGG
- the LOC124912494 gene encoding uncharacterized protein LOC124912494 isoform X2, with amino-acid sequence MMEDEPESEGLAIKALGSLFKITEVFLWDDDDDSFETSEGLRSKEQTNFLDDEDVVNHHARLKTFSITAEDAELSMLMNELGLPHSFQTNKAKKKRKEKVKMKDPNLVILDIHETIANGTANPTKVSETETASTTVLHDISSTVSSLCSMSKLDSSEQYSSDIAVGAHKTECLIDQEEQLADNSSSIKNEDSMETSAQIDKIDDGFLDQRFVIAENIDHFLKEENGGLLEFACTPIDQEEQLADNSSSIENEDSMKTAAQIDKIDDGFLDQRLVIAENIDHFLKEENGGLLEFACTPIDQDEVNSSSIKNEDSIENSAQIDKIDDGFLDQRLVIAENIDHFLKEENGGLLEFACTEGDMVNDGDLNSTEANLATYPHSLEVMDLVGTDDKGYNASGDWTSHWDTFYMRNYFYNIRTNESTWEPPEGMEHLAFSEADKLVELDIESASQDVVPDTSHLVQSADGCDVKHIVNSSLALFDDSLNANLQIEVMDSSTDVADVEDNSATEKIRKKAVKRTRLRKSIHEKEIQVKGILEEFSLTIAKYWWQRYILFSKFDEGIKMDEEGWFSVTPESIARHQATRCCTGIVVDCFAGMGGNAIQFAMSSNHVIAIDIDPNKIVCAIHNAGIYGVDDRIDFIEGDSFVLGQRLKADTVYLSPPWGGPDYLKAKRYDLQTMLRPLDGRALFDFAKKIAPKVVMFLPRNVDYNQLADLALSSVPPWSLEVERNFLNGKLKAITAYFSDPSRKRIDIY; translated from the exons ATGATGGAAGATGAACCGGAAAGCGAAGGTCTTGCCATCAAAGCCCTTGGTTCCCTCTTCAAGATTACAGAAGTCTTTCTATG GGACGACGATGACGACTCATTTGAAACGAGCGAAGGGTTACGTTCTAAGGAACAAACT AACTttcttgatgatgaagatgttgtTAATCATCATGCCAGATTGAAAACCTTTTCCATTACAGCAG AGGATGCAGAGCTTTCCATGCTTATGAATGAATTGGGTCTTCCACATTCCTTCCAAACTAACAAGGCA aagaagaagagaaaagaaaaggtaaAAATGAAGGACCCAAACCTGGTTATTCTCGATATTCATGAAACAATTGCCAATGGCACTGCGAATCCAACCAAAGTGAGTGAGACAGAGACTGCTTCCACAACTGTTTTACATGATATATCTAGCACTGTGAGTTCATTATGTTCCATGTCAAAGCTGGACTCCAGTGAACAATATTCCTCTGATATTGCAGTTGGTGCGCACAAAACTGAATGTCTCATTGATCAAGAAGAACAGCTTGCCGATAATTCATCAAGTATTAAAAATGAGGATAGCATGGAAACTTCTGCACAAATAGATAAGATCGATGATGGATTTTTGGACCAAAGGTTTGTGATTGCTGAAAATATTGACCATTTTCTGAAGGAAGAGAATGGAGGCCTCCTGGAATTTGCCTGTACACCCATTGATCAAGAAGAACAGCTTGCCGATAATTCATCAAGTATTGAAAATGAGGATAGCATGAAAACTGCTGCACAAATAGATAAGATCGATGATGGATTTCTGGACCAAAGGCTTGTGATTGCTGAAAATATTGACCATTTTCTGAAGGAAGAGAATGGAGGCCTCCTGGAATTTGCCTGTACACCCATTGATCAAGATGAAGTTAATTCATCAAGTATTAAAAATGAGGATAGCATAGAAAATTCTGCACAAATAGATAAGATCGATGATGGATTTTTGGACCAAAGGCTTGTGATTGCTGAAAATATTGACCATTTTCTGAAGGAAGAGAATGGAGGCCTCCTGGAATTTGCCTGTACAGAAGGTGATATGGTGAATGATGGTGATTTGAATAGTACAGAAGCCAATTTGGCTACATATCCACATTCTCTAGAAGTTATGGACCTGGTTGGGACTGATGACAAAGGTTATAATGCATCCGGAGACTGGACTTCACACTGGGACACGTTCTACATGAGAAATTACTTCTATAATATCAGAACAAACGAGTCGACATGGGAACCTCCAGAGGGCATGGAACACTTAGCATTTAGTGAAGCCGACAAACTTGTAGAATTGGATATTGAGAGTGCCAGTCAAGATGTTGTACCTGATACCTCTCACCTTGTGCAGTCCGCAGATGGTTGTGATGTGAAACACATTGTTAACTCAAGTTTAGCTCTCTTTGATGACAGTTTAAATGCTAATCTTCAAATAGAAGTCATGGATTCTTCAACAGATGTAGCGGACGTTGAGGATAACTCTGCAAcagaaaaaataagaaagaaagcAGTGAAAAGGACACGCTTGAGGAAATCTATCCATGAAAAAG AGATTCAGGTCAAAGGGATTTTGGAAGAGTTTTCTCTTACTATTGCAAAATATTGGTGGCAAAGATATATACTATTCTCCAAATTTGACGAAGGAATAAAAATGGATGAAGAAGGTTGGTTTTCCGTCACTCCAGAGTCTATAGCAAGGCATCAAGCAACACGTTGCTGTACTGGCATCGTAGTCGATTGTTTTGCAGGAATGGGTGGCAATGCCATTCAATTTGCAATGAG CTCTAATCATGTTATTGCAATTGATATTGATCCAAATAAGATCGTCTGTGCAATCCATAACGCTGGCATATATGGGGTTGATGATCGTATTGATTTCATAGAAGGGGATTCTTTTGTTCTTGGACAGAGGTTGAAG GCAGATACTGTTTACCTATCGCCTCCGTGGGGAGGACCGGATTATTTGAAAGCAAAAAGATATGATTTACAGACTATGCTCAGGCCTCTTGATGG